From a single Sediminibacterium sp. KACHI17 genomic region:
- a CDS encoding LysE family transporter: MVYIFLVACLISFLGQLPLGNMSFTATQICIQEGAKKAWMYAIGVAIVEMIYLRFALTGMDWVIQHRNWFIALGWITVLLFLVLGVLAFISARKQSKEERSVILDNKLHRFLLGLTMSALNPVQIPFWFLWTSTMIQTEVLPVTATAFHVFTIGAGVGTIGGLALYIHGGNWLVKKNNTSNKTLNKIMGVIFIITALIQLYRMLYKPWI; this comes from the coding sequence TATACATCTTTTTGGTTGCATGTCTGATCAGTTTTCTTGGGCAGCTCCCATTGGGTAACATGAGTTTTACCGCTACTCAGATCTGTATCCAGGAAGGGGCTAAGAAAGCATGGATGTATGCGATCGGCGTTGCTATTGTTGAAATGATCTACCTGCGGTTTGCCCTTACGGGGATGGATTGGGTCATACAGCACCGCAATTGGTTCATCGCTCTCGGGTGGATCACGGTATTGCTTTTTTTGGTCTTAGGGGTACTGGCATTCATCTCTGCACGTAAGCAATCCAAAGAAGAGCGATCGGTGATTTTGGACAATAAACTACATCGGTTCTTGCTCGGACTTACCATGAGTGCTTTAAATCCTGTTCAAATACCTTTCTGGTTCTTGTGGACTTCTACGATGATCCAAACGGAGGTACTCCCTGTTACGGCTACAGCTTTTCATGTTTTTACGATTGGTGCGGGGGTAGGAACCATTGGCGGATTGGCACTGTATATCCATGGGGGAAATTGGCTGGTGAAAAAAAACAATACCAGCAATAAAACCCTGAATAAGATCATGGGTGTTATATTCATCATTACAGCATTGATCCAGTTATACAGAATGTTGTATAAACCATGGATCTAA
- a CDS encoding DHCW motif cupin fold protein, with product MTLSAFPFSITDFSAIDPEIHQGITGFAEWRILYRDDIRIRLVTYSPNYLADHWCNKGHIIFCAEGEMETELENGEKHLLKKGQLYTVGDKADAHRSYSEHGCTLFIVD from the coding sequence ATGACACTTTCCGCTTTCCCATTCTCGATTACTGATTTTAGCGCTATAGACCCTGAGATACATCAAGGCATCACAGGTTTTGCAGAATGGAGAATTTTATACAGGGATGATATCCGTATCAGGCTGGTCACGTACTCTCCTAATTATTTAGCGGATCATTGGTGCAACAAAGGGCATATCATTTTCTGTGCTGAAGGCGAAATGGAAACAGAGCTTGAGAATGGAGAAAAGCATTTACTCAAAAAAGGACAACTATACACTGTAGGAGATAAAGCAGATGCTCACCGTTCTTATTCCGAACATGGATGCACCCTTTTTATTGTTGATTAG